The following proteins are encoded in a genomic region of Candidatus Latescibacter sp.:
- a CDS encoding PilZ domain-containing protein produces MDKMNGESNNREFDRFSVEFEMEVIGENIVGKKFREKTVLKDVSGGGALFVSKLVENYFLGQPLELTINLPGTGNATAFMEGNAKVVRIIQQSDLDMKQKNQEISVAVTLDKSLQLGTSFVNS; encoded by the coding sequence ATGGATAAAATGAATGGTGAATCCAACAATAGAGAATTCGATCGTTTTTCTGTTGAATTTGAGATGGAAGTGATTGGCGAAAACATCGTAGGAAAAAAGTTCAGAGAAAAAACCGTGCTGAAGGATGTCTCCGGCGGAGGAGCTTTATTTGTGTCTAAATTGGTTGAAAACTATTTTCTGGGCCAGCCATTGGAATTGACCATTAATTTACCCGGGACTGGGAATGCGACTGCTTTTATGGAAGGAAATGCAAAAGTTGTGCGAATAATTCAACAGAGTGATTTAGATATGAAACAGAAAAATCAGGAAATAAGTGTGGCCGTTACGTTAGACAAATCATTACAATTAGGTACTTCTTTTGTGAATTCGTAA